GTTTTCGGAGGCCAAGAATATGAAATGTTGGCAACATTTGTAGCACTGACTAAGTCAGGTCATGCCTACATTCCCATTGATAGCCATTCAGCCTTGGAGAGAGTTTCGGCTATTTTAGAAGTAGCAGAGCCAAGCTTGATTATTGCCATCTCAGATTTTCCATTGGTGCAGGTTTCGACACCTATGATGACTCTGGATCAGGTTCAAGAAGCCTTTGCCCAAGGGACTAGCTATGAGATCACACATCCAGTCAAGGGCGATGATAACTACTACATTATCTTTACTTCTGGTACGACTGGTAAGCCAAAGGGAGTGCAGATTTCCCATGATAACCTCCTCAGCTTTACCAACTGGATGATTATGGACAAGGAATTTGTGACGCCAAGTCGTCCGCAAATGCTGGCTCAACCACCTTATTCATTTGACCTGTCTGTCATGTACTGGGCACCGACCTTGGCACTTGGTGGTACGCTTTTCGCTCTTCCTTCAGCTATTACTCAGGACTTTAAGCAACTCTTTGCGACCATCTTTTCATTGCCAATCGCTATCTGGACATCAACGCCTTCTTTTGCGGATATGGCCATGTTATCAGAAGACTTCAATAGTCAGAAAATGCCTGGAATCACGCATTTCTACTTTGATGGAGAAGAATTGACGGTTAAAACGGCTCAAAAATTGCGTGAGCGTTTCCCACATGCCCGTATTATCAATGCCTACGGCCCAACAGAAGCGACAGTAGCCCTGTCAGCAGTTTCCGTGACAGACGAGATGTTAGCGACTCTCAAACGCCTACCAATCGGCTATACCAAGGCTGATTCTCCAACCTTTATTATTGATGAGGAAGGCAATAAACTGCCAAATGGTGAACAGGGAGAAATCATTGTTTCTGGGCCAGC
Above is a genomic segment from Streptococcus sp. SN-1 containing:
- the dltA gene encoding D-alanine--poly(phosphoribitol) ligase subunit DltA, with product MSNKPIVDMIETIEHFAQIQPSYPVYNVLGQEHTYGDLKSDSDSLAAAIDQLGLPEKSPVVVFGGQEYEMLATFVALTKSGHAYIPIDSHSALERVSAILEVAEPSLIIAISDFPLVQVSTPMMTLDQVQEAFAQGTSYEITHPVKGDDNYYIIFTSGTTGKPKGVQISHDNLLSFTNWMIMDKEFVTPSRPQMLAQPPYSFDLSVMYWAPTLALGGTLFALPSAITQDFKQLFATIFSLPIAIWTSTPSFADMAMLSEDFNSQKMPGITHFYFDGEELTVKTAQKLRERFPHARIINAYGPTEATVALSAVSVTDEMLATLKRLPIGYTKADSPTFIIDEEGNKLPNGEQGEIIVSGPAVSKGYMNNPEKTAEAFFEFEGLPAYHTGDVGTMTDEGLLLYGGRMDFQIKFNGYRIELEDVSQNLNKSRYIESAVAVPRYNKDHKVQNLLAYVILKDGVREQFERDIDITKAIKEDLIDIMMSYMMPSKFLYRDSLPLTPNGKIDIKGLINEVNKR